The Helianthus annuus cultivar XRQ/B chromosome 11, HanXRQr2.0-SUNRISE, whole genome shotgun sequence region ATGAATTGATATGAAATAAGATCAATTGGTAATATATCTTATAAATCCGAGAATATGAATTGAGATAGGATAAAACGTTATGTCTACTACACTAATATATTTTGTTGAATGATTGTAGGTAAAGCACCCGCATGATTGTCGTTGCGTCGCTCGGATACGAACACACCTTGATCACCCGTGATGCGCTTCCGCAATTTTGTAGTAACCTTATTAGTCAAAGACTTTTGTTAAAGTTAGTTGTGTTTGGAAGttttaaattttaactagatGTTTTTGAATACTTAAGTATCTTAAACTTGATGTTTTGAATCGGTAGATTAAATGTTAAGAACTTCCTTATGTTTTTGAAGGTGTCGTCATTTGAGTATTTGATATATTATAAAAAGGGAAGTTGTTCAAAAtgcgaacgggtcatgcccaaatttttatttttattttggcgATTTGGTTAAGTGTCGTTTTGCGACGTTTCAAGCATGAATTTAGAAGGGGTGTTTCACAATGTCTTTTCGTGAAGACTCTTGAACCTTCTTAAAGTATGCTCTTTTTTCATCAATAGGATCACTATACGTCTTCACGAAaatcgaatacctaggataaattTCGTCGCTCAAATAATATCCATGAGGGTGGTAGTTTCCATTTGCGTAAAACGACGCTTTTGTAGTGTGAATGAACGTGTGACGGACCGTAAATACAATAAACCATTTTAAACTATtcgtttatatttatttaatacatTGACGAATTGAACAACTAATTTTAttcatttagttaaatgaacgaacataatcaTACATCTTGTTTATTAACTTACATTCGTTTGTGTCCAATCATCTACGTTAGATTGTTAATATTCATTTATTTAAGCTCGTTGAATTTATCTTTTTTCATTTAGTTTCATACGTTTATTCATTTGTTTATGTATCGTTTATCGTTTGACTTTATATATTAGTTACTAGTAATACTAATTGACCAATCACGCATCAACTCATGAGCCATATGAAAAACATTAAGTTAATATGAATGTTAACTTGTGGGTTTAGTCTCGTCAAATAAAGGTTAATCTTCTTTCTTCCTCGATTGATTGCTGCAAGATCCTACAAAACAAGACAACACCGTGAAGCTCGTTACACGGAGAAGGATTGGGGTTCTCCCTTTAACCACTATCCGACGTGAGAATATAATAACTTTCTTTGAATATAATAAGTGTGTGTATTAAGTGAGAGAGCAAGAGAGCGATCCTTAAACCcggatatgggctgatgggctTTGGACCAGACGttgacaacaaggaatatcccTTTGTCTCCTTAAACACGATCGTTAGTGTTTGCAGGCAAAAAGGGAGTTGGCGCACGTTTAATGGATCCACGTGGCCCGGTAGTTGTCCTTGTTGTCGGGTATGTCATCAGCGTTTAAATGGAGATCAAGGAGCAGTGGTCGGCGTACGGTGATTAGTGACACGTCAGTGACCTTGTGTACTTTTTGTCTTTTGCACGATTGCTCATCGTGAGGCATTGTTAGACACAACCTAGCGTGCACCTATTGGCCACCATCTCTGACATTCGTACTTACTGTACTACTTAAGCTTGCGCCATTTGACTGAAAATGGCTTAAGTACAAAATAGGTCTGATTTGGGTATGATTCCTTGCGCGCGACCTAAGCCTGAATGATGTAGTTGGCAcaagatttgggaccataccccttcacctaTCAAATTTTAGAGCCAAGCTTTGGGTAATAAACTAATGCACAAATAAGTACACGTCCATTTTATTAGTTTATGTCAGTCTATCTACATCTGTTTATGTTCATTCACCATTTTCTTAATGAACTTGAACACATTAATTTTCTTCATGAATAACATTGACAAGAAAAATCATTCGATTACGTGTTTATTTTCGTTCCTTTATTCGATTAGATGAATGAACACGAGCATGCCCCGTTCATGTTTGTTGAATTCGTTTGTAAACCTAAGTTTGACCTCCAAATCACTATCTATATTTTTGCCTTATGTTATCATGAAAATAAGGTAACATAGTTTTAGTATCAAATGACTTTTGCTTATTTTGACCTGCTAAATTATGCACCTTCTAAATCTATACATTTGTCCACTATAAGATTTGAACCTCTCAAGGCAATTGACACTTATTCCATACACCTTAATAACATAGGCATATAAGCCCTTTGGTTTAAATAGTATATAAATTGGGTATTTATAACTCGATTTGTATGAAAGAATAATGTACTGATTATAGAGTATATTCGGGATTTGTAGGGTACCTTGTATCCGATTGATTTGGAACTCATACAAGTCAATGTTGGACGTCTCGTTCACTTCAGATAGAATTTCTTTTCAGGTTGGGTTTCAGCGTCCATTACATCGGGCTCTGAGATTGCCAATAGTGATGTACCAAATTTGAGAATGAGAGGATTAGTGATAGAGAGATGTTTTTTACAGAGTCGAGATcatgtacaaacagtgctaactgtaagaaccataagaacaGATCGGAGCCATTGATAGTTTAAAACTTATAATTAATaattgagttaattacatagttagtccctgtggtttgtacaaaataacatataggtactaatagtttaaaatcaccttctgttttttttttgtaacgttTGGGGGTATTAAGTTCTTGGGTATTAACATAgccagtccctgtggtttgcacaaaataacatatttaggtactaataaaatgtgattttaagcctacaaataacgttaatacccccaaacgttacaaaatgaaaagttaataccctagaaggtgattttaaactattagtacctaagtatgttattttgtacaaaccacagggactaactatgtaattaactcttaataaTTANNNNNNNNNNNNNAACTCCCGCTTTGAACCTGATGCATGTTGAACTGATATTTTCAGTTACTAGAGATCGATGGATACTACAGATCGTAGATACTTGGAGGAAGAAGATTCCTCGTTGACGAAAACTATGAAAGGTGCTGCCACTGGATTGGCTGCAGGGACCATTTGGGGTACTGTAGTTGCTACCTGGTTGGATGTACCTCGTGTTGAGAGAAATGTTGCTCTGCCGGGGTTGGTTAGGACGTTAAAGATGATGGGTAACCATGGGTTGACCTTTGCTGCCATTGGTGGGGTCTACATTGGTGTAGAGCAATTGACACAGAATTACAGAATGAAGAGAGACTTTGTCAATGGAGCAGTTGGTGGGTTCGTTGCTGGTGCAGCCATTCTTGGTTTTAAAGGTTAGTATTCT contains the following coding sequences:
- the LOC118483891 gene encoding outer envelope pore protein 16-3, chloroplastic/mitochondrial-like, encoding MDTTDRRYLEEEDSSLTKTMKGAATGLAAGTIWGTVVATWLDVPRVERNVALPGLVRTLKMMGNHGLTFAAIGGVYIGVEQLTQNYRMKRDFVNGAVGGFVAGAAILGFKGKSISTALSAGAALAATSTAIDVGGQTTRVDTGKEYYPYTTKKRVDAAN